One Mucilaginibacter ginkgonis genomic region harbors:
- a CDS encoding ABC transporter permease, giving the protein MIKNYIKIAWRNLIRSLGFSLTNVLGLSIGITCTILIFMWVKNELSYDKHNENYNDVYQILANRDFKNTIFTDESMAFPLSSALQNSNPAIKSAAITTHAEDHLVEYNGNKLKKTGRYTGGDFFDIFTVKFMIGSAAALKDPRSVIISQSTAKAFFGDADPMNKVLKFDNQNNYKVAAVTKDMPQNSTVQFDFLVPFDYSSPNVQASMKEWVNSSWYVYIKTAPGANIASVEKFINDVKHQHDTHDQISTYFAFPMSKWHLQSEFKEGKNVGGMIQYVKLFTIIAIVILIIACVNFMNLSTARSEKRAKEVGIRKTLGSDKKQLIIQFFFESMILSLIAFVISVLTVLLLLPAFNNLVNQRLSLNLTDPVFWLGALLIILFTGITAGSYPAIYLSSFNPVKVLKGTFAAGKSAVLPRKVLVVMQFVTSILLISVTIIVYQQIQHVKNRDIGYNPNNLIMIPSSQAVDKSYSAVKNELLGTGVISAVSRTMSPITQVWWKSPSPDYDGKPADVNVIFTGLNVDVDYTKTVGARIIKGHDFTGKPSDSLSMMLNEAAVKVLNLKDPIGMQMRYGRRKFTVIGVTSNVVMESPFKPVDPQMIYYRPDGSSMVNVRVKNGVNPKKAIAALEPIFKKYNPENLFEYQFVDQEFGKKFITEELIGNITNIFAGLAILICCIGLGGLASFTVEKRFREIGIRKVVGANVQQLLSLISKEFMQLVGIAFIIAVPLTWWLMYKWLQNYEYRVSIQIWLFGIVGVIILLLTLIIVSLNTIRAALANPVKSLRSE; this is encoded by the coding sequence ATGATAAAGAATTACATTAAGATAGCATGGCGGAACCTGATAAGAAGTCTTGGATTTTCGCTGACTAATGTGCTGGGTCTAAGCATAGGCATAACCTGCACCATCCTCATTTTCATGTGGGTGAAAAATGAGTTGTCGTACGATAAGCATAACGAGAATTACAATGATGTTTATCAGATCTTAGCTAACCGCGATTTTAAGAACACTATTTTTACTGATGAAAGCATGGCGTTCCCGCTTTCGAGTGCACTGCAAAACAGCAATCCTGCAATTAAAAGCGCTGCAATTACAACCCATGCAGAAGATCATTTAGTTGAATACAACGGTAATAAATTGAAGAAAACCGGCCGTTACACGGGCGGCGACTTTTTCGACATTTTTACCGTTAAGTTTATGATAGGGAGTGCTGCCGCGCTTAAAGACCCCCGCTCTGTCATTATAAGCCAGTCAACCGCGAAAGCCTTCTTCGGGGATGCAGATCCAATGAACAAAGTACTGAAATTTGACAACCAGAATAACTACAAAGTGGCGGCTGTGACTAAAGACATGCCTCAAAATAGTACCGTTCAATTCGATTTTCTGGTACCCTTTGACTATTCATCGCCCAATGTACAGGCTTCTATGAAAGAGTGGGTAAACTCGTCATGGTACGTATACATTAAAACTGCTCCCGGCGCTAATATCGCATCAGTTGAAAAATTTATAAACGATGTTAAACACCAGCATGATACGCATGACCAGATAAGTACCTATTTCGCCTTTCCGATGAGCAAGTGGCATTTGCAAAGCGAATTTAAGGAAGGGAAAAACGTTGGCGGGATGATTCAGTATGTAAAACTGTTCACCATCATAGCAATAGTGATCCTCATTATCGCCTGCGTTAATTTTATGAACCTATCTACAGCCCGCAGCGAAAAGCGGGCAAAAGAAGTAGGTATTCGCAAAACGTTGGGATCTGATAAGAAGCAACTCATCATCCAGTTCTTCTTTGAGTCGATGATCTTGTCACTTATAGCGTTTGTAATCTCTGTTCTGACGGTTTTGCTATTGCTCCCGGCATTTAACAATTTGGTGAACCAGCGTTTGAGCCTAAATCTTACAGACCCTGTTTTCTGGCTTGGTGCGTTGCTCATCATTCTTTTTACCGGTATAACGGCCGGAAGTTACCCTGCTATTTATCTGTCGTCATTTAATCCCGTAAAGGTTTTGAAGGGCACTTTCGCGGCAGGCAAGAGCGCAGTGCTGCCCCGCAAGGTATTGGTGGTGATGCAGTTTGTCACTTCTATACTGCTCATATCTGTAACCATTATTGTTTACCAGCAAATACAGCATGTTAAGAACCGCGATATTGGTTACAATCCAAACAACCTAATTATGATTCCTTCATCGCAAGCTGTGGACAAAAGTTATTCGGCGGTGAAGAATGAATTGCTCGGTACAGGCGTGATAAGCGCGGTAAGCCGTACAATGTCGCCAATAACCCAGGTATGGTGGAAGTCGCCGTCACCCGATTACGATGGCAAGCCGGCAGACGTAAACGTGATATTTACCGGGCTGAATGTTGATGTTGATTACACTAAAACCGTAGGAGCAAGGATAATTAAAGGCCATGATTTTACAGGTAAGCCGTCAGACTCATTGTCAATGATGCTGAATGAGGCTGCAGTTAAGGTGCTCAACCTTAAAGATCCTATAGGTATGCAAATGCGGTACGGTCGCAGAAAATTTACGGTTATAGGCGTTACCAGCAACGTGGTTATGGAGTCGCCGTTTAAACCTGTCGACCCGCAAATGATTTACTACCGTCCGGATGGATCTTCTATGGTGAATGTGCGCGTTAAAAACGGCGTAAATCCTAAAAAAGCGATTGCCGCACTCGAGCCCATATTTAAGAAATATAATCCCGAAAATCTGTTTGAGTATCAATTTGTAGATCAGGAATTTGGAAAGAAATTTATTACAGAGGAGCTAATCGGCAATATCACTAACATATTTGCAGGCCTGGCTATTCTGATCTGCTGTATTGGTCTGGGCGGACTTGCATCTTTTACTGTAGAAAAACGTTTCCGCGAAATTGGGATCCGCAAAGTGGTAGGCGCCAACGTGCAGCAATTGTTAAGCCTTATCTCTAAAGAGTTTATGCAGCTGGTGGGTATCGCGTTCATTATAGCTGTGCCACTTACTTGGTGGCTCATGTACAAGTGGCTGCAAAATTATGAGTATAGGGTTAGTATCCAAATATGGCTATTCGGTATAGTTGGCGTGATCATTTTACTGCTAACCTTAATTATCGTAAGCCTTAATACTATTAGGGCAGCTCTGGCTAACCCGGTCAAGAGTTTGCGATCTGAATAG
- a CDS encoding ABC transporter permease: MIRNYIKTAWRSLMKNRAFTAINVFGLALGLTACLLIVLYVVDELSFDRYNTRSDRIYRVNEDLKLGNNAVKYAVAMAPLAQTLKNDFPDVENAVRIKNANSWHIKKGAEKILEPNVAFADQSLFDVFTLPMLDGNPSTALKEPNSMVITETTAKKYFNTTEAVGRNLTIDDNTLFKVTGVIKDIPKTSHFNFNILVSMSTFPDSRDTHWLRSDYNTYVLLRKGADPARLEAAFPQLLRKYSEGEMEKELHQSINDFERSGSHFSMNLIPLTDIHLHSNISGELGSNSTMQYIYIFSVIGIFILFIACVNFMNLSTARSSNRAREVGVRKVLGSSRNYLIAQFLTESLLITLTAAIIALAAAVALLPLFNQLAGKEVSITINTLAWLIPVSIFLVLVIGFLAGAYPAFFLSAFQPVDVLKGKIATGFKGGFLRSFLVIFQFSISIFLIIGTLVIYNQLHYIQTRNLGYDRKQVLVIKNTFELEKQVQTFKQQVKELQGVSNATVTGFIPTGQNRGTAIFYKDAAAHDQANSIFPQTWPVDYDYLNTLGMKLSAGRNFSQNMGSDSSAVLINETAAKFLGFKDPIGKTLYRRVGKDNLVESFNIIGVIKDFNFNSLRENISPVVMRLGSPRAENDISDVSVKVSTANLPVLLSQIQVIWSSLTPTHFEYSFMDEDFNNQYRSEQRIGQIFIIFTSLAILIACLGLFGLAAYAAEQRTKEIGIRKVLGASVSAIVGTLSKDFLKLIIVAIVLASPLAWYAMHKWLQDFAYRINVQWYTPVIAAIASMIIAFITISFQSVKAALMNPIKSLKNE, translated from the coding sequence ATGATAAGAAACTACATTAAAACAGCTTGGCGAAGCCTGATGAAGAACAGGGCTTTTACGGCGATCAATGTTTTTGGGTTGGCATTAGGGCTAACCGCTTGTTTACTTATCGTTCTCTATGTGGTTGACGAATTAAGTTTCGACAGGTATAACACCAGGTCAGACAGGATATACCGTGTTAACGAAGATCTAAAATTAGGTAACAACGCCGTAAAATATGCTGTCGCGATGGCGCCACTGGCGCAGACCTTGAAAAACGATTTCCCGGATGTAGAAAATGCTGTGAGAATAAAGAATGCAAACAGCTGGCACATCAAAAAAGGTGCAGAAAAGATACTGGAACCAAATGTTGCTTTTGCTGATCAGTCTTTGTTTGATGTGTTTACACTACCAATGCTCGACGGCAACCCGTCTACAGCTTTAAAAGAGCCTAACAGCATGGTGATCACTGAAACAACAGCTAAAAAATATTTCAACACTACAGAAGCCGTTGGCCGCAACCTCACCATTGATGACAACACTTTATTTAAAGTAACAGGCGTAATTAAGGATATACCTAAAACATCGCACTTTAATTTTAACATATTGGTGTCGATGTCGACGTTCCCCGATAGCCGTGATACCCATTGGCTGCGCAGCGACTACAATACTTATGTGCTGCTAAGAAAAGGCGCCGACCCTGCCAGGCTTGAGGCAGCGTTTCCACAATTGCTGCGAAAATACTCTGAAGGAGAGATGGAGAAAGAGCTGCACCAAAGCATCAACGACTTTGAAAGGAGCGGCAGCCACTTTTCTATGAACCTTATTCCGCTGACAGACATTCACCTGCACTCAAACATATCCGGCGAGTTGGGCAGCAATTCAACAATGCAGTATATCTACATTTTTTCTGTCATTGGTATATTTATCCTCTTTATCGCATGTGTAAATTTCATGAACTTGTCTACAGCACGGTCATCGAACCGGGCCAGGGAAGTGGGGGTTCGCAAGGTGTTGGGGTCATCACGCAACTATCTTATAGCACAATTTTTAACAGAATCGTTGCTTATCACGCTCACTGCTGCGATCATTGCTTTGGCAGCAGCTGTTGCATTGCTGCCGTTGTTTAATCAGCTTGCAGGTAAAGAGGTTAGCATCACAATAAACACGTTGGCGTGGCTGATACCTGTATCTATCTTCCTGGTTTTGGTGATAGGCTTTTTAGCAGGGGCCTATCCGGCATTTTTCCTCTCGGCTTTTCAACCCGTGGATGTATTAAAAGGCAAAATTGCTACAGGCTTTAAAGGTGGCTTTTTGCGAAGTTTCCTGGTTATCTTTCAATTCTCTATTTCCATCTTCCTGATCATCGGCACACTGGTTATTTATAACCAACTTCATTACATACAAACCCGCAATCTGGGATATGACCGTAAGCAGGTACTGGTCATCAAAAACACTTTTGAGTTAGAAAAGCAGGTGCAGACCTTCAAACAGCAGGTAAAGGAATTACAAGGCGTAAGCAATGCAACCGTTACCGGCTTTATACCAACAGGCCAAAACCGTGGTACGGCTATTTTTTACAAAGATGCGGCTGCACATGACCAAGCCAATTCTATATTTCCACAAACCTGGCCGGTTGACTATGACTATTTGAACACCCTGGGCATGAAGCTGTCGGCGGGCCGAAACTTTTCTCAAAACATGGGTTCAGATTCGTCGGCGGTACTTATAAATGAAACTGCTGCAAAGTTTTTGGGCTTTAAAGACCCGATCGGCAAAACCTTGTACAGGCGCGTTGGAAAAGACAACCTGGTAGAAAGCTTTAACATAATTGGCGTAATTAAAGATTTTAATTTCAATTCGTTACGCGAAAACATTAGTCCGGTTGTAATGCGATTGGGCAGCCCGAGGGCCGAGAATGACATCAGCGACGTAAGCGTAAAAGTAAGCACAGCAAATTTACCGGTACTTTTGTCGCAAATACAAGTTATCTGGAGCAGCCTTACACCAACTCATTTTGAATATTCATTCATGGATGAGGACTTCAACAATCAATATAGGTCAGAACAGCGCATAGGGCAGATATTTATCATTTTTACATCATTGGCAATTTTAATCGCCTGCCTTGGTTTGTTCGGCCTGGCGGCGTATGCTGCGGAGCAACGCACAAAGGAGATAGGCATTCGCAAAGTGCTGGGCGCGAGCGTATCGGCAATTGTTGGAACGTTGTCTAAAGATTTTCTTAAGCTTATCATAGTAGCGATAGTATTAGCTTCGCCTTTAGCGTGGTACGCCATGCATAAATGGCTGCAAGATTTTGCCTATCGTATTAATGTACAGTGGTATACGCCGGTCATCGCGGCCATCGCCTCCATGATAATCGCTTTCATTACCATCAGCTTTCAATCTGTTAAAGCCGCGCTGATGAATCCGATAAAAAGTTTAAAGAACGAATAA
- a CDS encoding ABC transporter permease has protein sequence MIKNYIKTAIRSLNKNKGFTAINILGLALGLAVSLLIVFYVVDELSYDKFNVKADRIFRINDAVKFGGNENTWAVSPAPLAAALHEFPEVESTVRFRQTGSIRLKKGNNIIQENRVTFADPSVFSVFTLPMVDGTPATALNEPHTAVINETIARKYFNTINAVGKTFLVNDTANYKVTGVIKDMPKQSHFVFDIFLSMPSLAESKDPSWLNNNFQTYVLLRPDINFKQLEDKFPPFVSKHITAQLEALLHVTYEELAKTGSYFKLTAIPVRDIHLHSNIQAEMGDNGNIQYVYIFSAIAVFILLIACVNFMNLSTARSANRAREVGVRKVLGSGRKQLITQFLAESIIVTLVSMVIAIIISLLLLPTFNQMADKDLSITITSLTWLIPAIVIVIILIGFLAGSYPAFFLSAFQPIEVLKGKLSSGFKGGFLRSFLVVFQFSISIFLIIGTLVIYNQLKFIQQKDLGYSRNQVMVVKNADALGTQAQIFKQEVKLLKGVTSASLTGFTPTSGWRNSNSVFKSPVLNTANALNTQMWEVDAEYLKTMGIKLLKGRDFSDQMLTDSTALIINQQAAKNLGFTHPVDKMLYLPQNNQGTVMKEYHVVGVMKDFNFNSLRQNVSPVIITMGRNRGALNIRFNTANTTALVAQVENKWKAINPNKAFEYSFMDQDFDGMYRAEQRIGKIFISFTSLAIIIACLGLFGLAAYAAEQRNKEIGIRKVLGAGLSSIVRMLTADFIKLVLVALVIAAPLAWFAMQQWLQGFAYRQNIQWWTIIAAGAGAILIAFATISFQSVKAALINPVKSLKAE, from the coding sequence AACAGCTATACGCAGCTTAAACAAAAATAAAGGGTTTACAGCTATCAATATCCTGGGACTTGCGCTAGGGTTGGCAGTAAGTTTATTGATTGTTTTCTATGTAGTTGACGAGCTTAGCTATGATAAGTTTAACGTAAAAGCCGACCGCATTTTTCGTATCAATGACGCTGTAAAATTCGGCGGCAATGAAAACACATGGGCCGTATCTCCGGCACCACTTGCAGCTGCGTTGCATGAATTTCCTGAAGTTGAATCTACTGTAAGGTTTAGACAAACCGGCAGTATACGGCTTAAAAAAGGCAATAACATAATTCAAGAAAACCGGGTAACATTTGCAGACCCTTCTGTTTTCTCTGTTTTTACGTTACCGATGGTAGATGGTACACCTGCAACAGCATTAAACGAGCCGCATACCGCGGTTATTAATGAAACTATAGCCCGCAAATATTTCAATACCATTAACGCTGTTGGCAAAACATTTTTGGTAAATGATACAGCAAATTACAAAGTAACAGGCGTGATAAAAGATATGCCTAAGCAATCGCACTTTGTATTTGACATCTTTTTATCTATGCCATCGCTGGCTGAATCAAAGGATCCCAGCTGGTTGAATAATAATTTTCAGACTTATGTTTTGCTAAGGCCCGATATAAATTTTAAGCAACTAGAAGACAAATTTCCGCCTTTTGTAAGTAAACACATTACTGCTCAATTAGAAGCATTGCTGCACGTAACTTATGAGGAATTGGCTAAAACGGGCAGCTATTTTAAATTGACTGCTATACCTGTGAGAGACATACACTTGCATTCAAACATCCAGGCAGAAATGGGTGACAATGGCAATATTCAATATGTATACATTTTTTCTGCCATAGCCGTTTTCATCCTGCTAATCGCGTGTGTAAATTTTATGAATTTGTCAACAGCGCGTTCGGCCAATCGTGCCCGCGAAGTTGGTGTTCGTAAAGTTTTAGGTTCGGGTCGTAAACAACTCATTACTCAATTTTTAGCCGAATCTATTATAGTAACTCTGGTTTCAATGGTGATTGCGATAATAATCAGTTTATTGCTGTTGCCTACCTTTAATCAAATGGCCGATAAAGATTTATCGATCACTATAACCTCCCTAACATGGCTAATACCGGCTATAGTTATCGTTATTATTTTGATTGGATTTTTAGCAGGCTCTTACCCGGCATTTTTCTTATCCGCATTTCAGCCAATAGAGGTGTTAAAAGGCAAGCTATCTTCTGGATTTAAAGGTGGTTTCCTGCGCAGTTTTTTAGTTGTGTTTCAATTTTCGATTTCTATATTTCTTATCATCGGTACGCTGGTTATTTACAATCAACTCAAATTCATTCAGCAAAAAGATTTAGGTTATAGTCGCAACCAAGTAATGGTTGTCAAAAATGCCGATGCATTAGGCACTCAAGCACAGATATTTAAGCAAGAAGTAAAACTACTAAAGGGTGTAACCAGTGCTTCGCTTACCGGGTTCACGCCAACAAGTGGTTGGCGAAACAGTAATTCTGTATTTAAAAGCCCGGTGCTAAACACTGCCAACGCCTTAAATACTCAAATGTGGGAAGTTGATGCCGAGTATTTAAAAACCATGGGAATAAAGCTTTTGAAAGGACGGGATTTTTCTGACCAGATGCTGACGGATTCTACTGCTTTAATCATTAACCAACAGGCCGCTAAAAACCTTGGGTTTACCCACCCGGTTGATAAAATGCTTTACCTGCCTCAGAATAACCAAGGCACTGTGATGAAGGAATATCATGTTGTCGGTGTAATGAAGGACTTCAATTTCAATTCGTTACGACAAAATGTTTCGCCGGTGATCATTACCATGGGTAGAAATCGGGGTGCCCTTAACATACGTTTTAATACCGCTAACACCACCGCCCTGGTGGCACAGGTAGAGAATAAATGGAAGGCTATAAATCCTAATAAAGCTTTTGAATATTCTTTTATGGACCAGGATTTTGACGGTATGTATCGCGCTGAACAACGCATAGGTAAAATATTTATCTCGTTTACGTCACTGGCTATAATTATTGCTTGCCTTGGGCTATTCGGTCTTGCGGCGTATGCTGCAGAACAACGCAATAAAGAGATAGGTATCCGCAAAGTGTTAGGCGCAGGTCTGTCATCAATAGTGCGTATGCTTACCGCAGATTTTATAAAACTTGTACTTGTAGCATTAGTTATTGCGGCACCGCTCGCCTGGTTTGCTATGCAGCAATGGTTGCAGGGCTTCGCTTATCGCCAAAATATACAGTGGTGGACAATAATAGCGGCAGGTGCGGGCGCAATACTGATAGCCTTCGCGACCATTAGTTTTCAATCGGTGAAAGCTGCATTGATAAATCCTGTAAAAAGCTTAAAAGCCGAATAA